GACTGCATTTTTAATTAAGGATTCCCAGCAGCTCTTTGGGATTTTTACAACTTCCACTCATGTGTTGACACCCGCGTCCAGGAGAAACTCGCTCCAAGTGCATCTAGCGCCTGGGACCTGAGACGGCGTTGGCCTTTTGTGCATGCAAATCCAGGGATTTAGGTTTTGTTtgggatttccttttctttctttcctttttttttcttttttctttttgcagggaGTAAGAAGGGAGCTGGGGTTATCAACAAGCCTGCCTTTCGGATCCTGCAGGAAAAGCCCATGTAGTTAAGCGCTTTGGTTTAAAAAAAGGCAGGGTAAAGGGAGGGCTTTCCAAACACATTTGGGGGTTCGCGCGAGCGCTTTGTGCTCATGGACCAGTCGCGCAACTTTTGAAGGCTCGCCGGCCCATGTGGGGTCTTTCTGGCGGTGCGCCGCCTGCAGCCCCCTCAAAGCGCGAGGGCTGGAGTTGTTGAGCAGCCCCGACGCTGCAGTCCATGTAGCCGCTGGCCGCGCGCGGACTGCGGCTCGGCGTGCGCGTGTTCCCGGCCGTCCCGCCTCGGCGAGCTCCCTCATGTTGTCGCCCTGCGGCGCCCCTTCGACGACAGGCTGTGCACCGTCTGCACGGCGCTCCGCGGCGGAGCTTCATGTGGGGCTGCGACCCGCGCAGCCGGCGCCTCGCTGAGGGAACGGACCCCCGGTAACCGGAGACCGCCTCCCCCCCACCCCTGGCGCCAAAGGATATCGTATGTTCAGGTCCAAACGCTCGGGGCTGGTGCGGCGACTTTGGCGAAGTCGTGTGGTCCCCGACCGGGAGGaaggcggcagcggcggcggtgGTGGCGGCGACGAGGATGGGAGCTTGGGCAGCCGAGCTGAGCCGGCCCCGCGGGCAAGAGAGGGCGGAGGCTGCAGCCGCTCCGAAGTCCGCCCGGTAGCCCCGCGGCGGCCCCGGGACGCAGTGGGACAGCGAGGCGCCCAGGGCGCGGGGAGGCGCCGGCGCGCAGGGGGGCCCCCGAGGCCCATGTCGGAGCCGGGGGCCGGCGCTGGGGGCTCCCTGCTGGACGTGGCGGAGCCGGGAGGCCCGGGCTGGCTGCCCGAGAGTGACTGCGAGACGGTGACCTGCTGTCTGTTTTCGGAGCGGGACGCCGCCGGCGCGCCCCGGGACGCCAGCGACCCCCTGGCCGGGGCGGCCCTGGAGCcggcgggcggcgggcggagTCGCGAAGCGCGCTCGCGGCTGCTGCTGTTGGAGCAGGAACTCAAAACAGTCACGTACTCGCTGCTGAAGCGGCTCAAGGAGCGCTCGCTGGACACGCTGCTGGAGGCGGTGGAGTCCCGCGGCGGCGTGCCGGGCGGCTGCGTGCTGGTGCCGCGAGCCGACCTCCGCCTGGGCGGCCAGCCCGCGCCGCCGCAGCTGCTGCTCGGCCGCCTCTTCCGCTGGCCCGACCTGCAGCACGCAGTGGAGCTGAAGCCACTGTGCGGCTGCCACAGCTTCGCCGCCGCTGCCGACGGCCCCACCGTGTGCTGCAACCCCTACCACTTCAGCCGGCTCTGCGGGCCAGGTGAGCGCGCTGCGCCGGCCGGCGGGGCCCCGGCTCCCGGTCCCCGTCCCCTTCCGTGCCCTTCTCTCTGTGACACTGCGGGTCGGCGCAGCCGCGGGTGCTCCCCCGGGTGCCCTTGGAGCCACCAGGAGAGGCGCCTTAGCCCAGCCGAGGGGAGTGGGTGTCCCAGCACACACCTCAAGTGGCAACTTTATCTCAAGGCTCCGGTAAACTTAAAAAAGTACACGTCGTAGTTTTCTCTGTGCTGTTTCAGGGACATGATGTAGGCTCCAACTTCATAGGCAGTGAAAGGGGAGGGCAGGCCAAGGAGAGACCAAAGAAGTAGGTACTATTTCCTCCTACCTCAATTCCTGAATCTACCCCAGTCTGTGCCCAGGCTTCTAGCATTTGTATGCACGTGCCCTTACCCATACTGTGCTTTTCTATGTCCAAGCAGCTGTAAGTTGTGAAATTGGGTGTACACAAATCATAGCTAGAATCAAAAGTCTTCGTCAGATGCCCAATTTGTACCTTTGTATACTTTCAACGAAGCTTTGCAGGGTAATCCCTCTCTGGAGTAAAGAGCACCGTCTTTATTCCCCACATATTATCATTCCCCACATCCCTTGGGTGTCAAGTGCCAGGGTCTTCCATAGTCCTTCTCAACTTTTGTGTCCAGCTTTTGTATAGAGTTTAGGGTCTTGGTGGCATCCGTGAGTAGGTGAAGAAGCCAGATACTCCATTACCTCTGAGAACTGCACCCCTTCTTTGTTCTCCTCTTGGGATTTCCTGCACACACCCCACCCTCAGCCTTGCTTACCCGGCCAGGCCCTGGTGCTTAGGTGCAGGCAGGCGGAGGCTCCAGCAGGTCAGGAGGCTCCAGCAGGCCAGGAGCTTGCACTTGCCTTGCTCTGACATCTGCCTTGCGGGGAACACACATTTTAGCCTGTAGCTAGCCTCTGAGGGATGTATGGGAATCCATTAGGTGACACTGGGGTTTTGCAGGGGTGGGACTGGCAGGGAGTCACAggctttgagcctgggagggctCTGAATCCCTCCATTCTGGCTTCCCTGGGGAGAGTCAGCACCCAGGCTGGGAGCACAGGGAGGGTCAGATCTTAGGTCTCCTGACTGTGTGGAAGAGGAAGCTGGGCCTAGGATGGTGCATTTGTCCTAGGTGTCTTGTTTGTGTGTGGAGTAGTGTCTGGAGAGGAAAGGAAGTTTTCCCTCAGTGATGATTCCTGCATAGAGGGCATtgatgggggtgggtggggaggggcattGTTGATCAGGCACCCTACTCCCCTCATGGTAACTCCAGTCCTAATTTAGGATCTGTGAGCAGTCCCTGATCTGTGGCCCATGCCAGGCTTTCTATGCACTCTTTTCCCCTTGCTGACAGCTTTCCCTGGAAGTGACTTTCTCCCCTCTGCGAACTCTGTCTCCTCCCTGCCTCTGGGGAAGGAGACCCCTATTTATGGTTGTCTTGTtcctggtcattttttttttaagtgggccCATTCCACTCTTGTAGAAGCCCCTGGCAGGTATATTCTCTCTCGCCACTTCAGTGTGCcagcaaatgtttgttgagcaactattctgggccaggcactgtgctgggtgctgtgtCTAGCAGAGTGAAAATATGAGTAGGATCTGTGCCCTCAAGAAACATAATCCCACGTGGGATTTATGGGGGAGAAATGGGGGAAGAAGGGAAGTGTGCAGGGCCAGGTCACTGGGTCTGAACTACCAGAAGGCTATGGGGTGTATGTAATAGGATGGCCTGAAGGAGCTCCACAGCTCGAACCTGGAGCAGGACCTTGGAGGATGGGTCAGAGGAGAGGGAGCCAGCCAGCTCAGAGTTAAGGTGCCAGGCATGCTCAGGTgcctgggcagggaggggaggagtgAAAAAGTTGGAGACAATGGACAGGACCACTCCTGCTACTACTCCTGGGACTAGGAGTTGGCTTGGGTGTTGGTTTGCATTTAGTGGTTTTGGAGAGGTACAGGTCAAGAGATATCTGGCAAGCTGCAGTGGAACGGTTCTTGACCACGGACCTAGTCCTAGGCTCTGCCCAGCTCGTAACCTGCCGCTTGACTTTGGATGAGTTACCTCTCCTCTCAGCCACCGTTGCTGGTCAGTGGGGGTGGCTCTAGGAACATTCTCCCCATCTAAATCTGGACTAAGCCTTGGGACTTGATTCCCCTCCTTCTCCCAGAAGGAGGCGCTGTTGCCAGGGCTGCAGCACCCCAAGTCTCCTCCCCTGTTCCTTTGCTAGCTGCTAGCAGGTGGGGCCCCCATTCAGCCACCCCGGGGACCGCTGGGAGGACCGATGGTCAGGGAAGAGTTTCCAGTATGTGCCAGGTTGACCCTCTTGCCCCTGGCCTGAGAGCTGGGGGAGCCCTGGGCTGCCCACCCCGCCTCCACCGCCTGGCCGCCAGCCTGGCTCCCATAACTGGGCGGGCGCATAGCTGGGGCTCAGCCGTGCGCGTCCTGATAAGGAGCCTGCGCCTTCCAGGGCTCTGGGGAGAGAGCCCGGGCACCGGGCAGACAGACGCGCTCGCACACACAGCGCAGGCACACAGCTAGCGACCAAAGTACACTGGAACACCAGCACTGAGGGACTCCCCCCTGGCAGCCGTCACCTCCGCACCTTAACCGACCACCGCAGGGAGCCCCAGTGACCGGAGACCCCTTCCTGGGCAGTGTGGACCCCTGCTGTTCGGAGCCCAACGTGATTTGTGGCTTGGGGCTAGTTTCCCCTTTGGGCTTCTTTTCCCGTATCTAAAGTAAGGGATTGGAGGGAATCCCTGCGGGCTGACATGCAGATTCCAGGCCACACAGGCCTCCGTCCCCTCCCCCACTCTGCCCCAGGCTTGTCTCGGAAACAGGGGTCCTCAGGAGGGGACCCACCTCTGCTGGGCATGAGCTGGGGGCCTCCTGGCCTCCCAGCCCGTGGGAgtcaggcccagctctgcctccccctTGGGTGTCTTTCTGTCCCAGGAAAAGCCAGTTCGCTGAGCTCGGTGGGTGCCTATGTGGACGGAAATGTGGAGAAATACTTTAATCACAGCTCTAACCTGTGTTTATAGAGCTCCTTTCTCCTGAAAGTATCCATTAACTTCGGAATAAATCTCCTGCTCTTTgcttccccacttttttttttttttttttttctgtaattatatTCAGTAAATTACTATTATCCAAATTGCGCCCGGGGaagagagacagagcgagagagagaacTTCTAAACGACTGGAGGAGGCCGCCTAGGAAAACACAGGGTTCCCAGGCCAGGACTATAGGAATTAGAATGGGCTagaaagttttccttttatttggcCTGGCATTATCCCTTTGAAATGAGATCAATTTCAAGTTGGGCTTCCAAGCCCCCGCCCTGCCCGGCTCAGCGGCCCCTAGCCCTGCTTGTCTGCTCCTCCTAGCTCCTCCTGGAGGTGAGGAAGGGGTGATAATGTGCAGTTTGCCTCTTGCTGGCGCCAGCCGGCCGCGCTGTTTATCTGGCTGCCAGGGGAATCTGGGCAATTAGGCTCAGCCAGCCTTAAAGTGCCAGGAGCTCCTTTTCTGCGGCTCCCATCATGGGGCTTAGGGTTGAGTCTTCAGCTTCTGGGGGCAGGAAGGATGGGCACTCAGCAggctccctccccacccacagcCCCTCTTTGGGAGGGGGGGAAGCTTGGCAACCCAGGAGGCATGTGAATCTTTTCCTAAGCTAGATGCTGAGCTGCAAAGATGGGGGTGGAAGGTAATGTCCCAAACTGAAACTTTTCCAGGCACTGGGAGAGGCTGTGAACTCTTCTGGCTTTAGAATTTAGGTCTAGATCCCAAAAGGCTAAGTACCCCCTGGGGGCTAACCAGAGGCATGCCTGGGCTGAGCCGAACCTTCTGGTGCACTGGCCCCTGGCTGACTGCTCTTGCTTCTGCAGGAAGTTGGAGGAGATTCCTGAAGTTGATGCCTCAGGCTGGATGTCCAAGGGGGTTGGAGTTCCTGAtgtctttctgtctcc
This genomic window from Piliocolobus tephrosceles isolate RC106 chromosome 6, ASM277652v3, whole genome shotgun sequence contains:
- the SMAD6 gene encoding mothers against decapentaplegic homolog 6, which codes for MFRSKRSGLVRRLWRSRVVPDREEGGSGGGGGGDEDGSLGSRAEPAPRAREGGGCSRSEVRPVAPRRPRDAVGQRGAQGAGRRRRAGGPPRPMSEPGAGAGGSLLDVAEPGGPGWLPESDCETVTCCLFSERDAAGAPRDASDPLAGAALEPAGGGRSREARSRLLLLEQELKTVTYSLLKRLKERSLDTLLEAVESRGGVPGGCVLVPRADLRLGGQPAPPQLLLGRLFRWPDLQHAVELKPLCGCHSFAAAADGPTVCCNPYHFSRLCGPESPPPPYSRLSPRDEYKPLDLSDSTLSYTETEATNSLITAPGEFSDASMSPDATKPSHWCSVAYWEHRTRVGRLYAVYDQAVSIFYDLPQGSGFCLGQLNLEQRSESVRRTRSKIGFGILLSKEPDGVWAYNRGEHPIFVNSPTLDAPGGRALVVRKVPPGYSIKVFDFERSGLQHAPEPDAADGPYDPNSVRISFAKGWGPCYSRQFITSCPCWLEILLNNPR